Proteins from one Arthrobacter sp. Soc17.1.1.1 genomic window:
- a CDS encoding tripartite tricarboxylate transporter TctB family protein, which yields MSTSIQSNPGSGTTAAPGKPIGELVFALLIVSIGVVGFVAGAGIQTPTSASDIGPRAFPFAVSALLVAVGAGLVIQVLRGHRGSADEGEDVDLDAKTDWLTVGKLAGFVLLHAFLIVPLGWPLAAAILFFGAAWSLGARPWWRNLVTAIVLALVLQFVFGGLLGVSLPPGFLEGLGVFGG from the coding sequence ATGAGTACCTCCATCCAGAGCAACCCCGGGAGCGGCACGACCGCCGCTCCCGGCAAGCCGATCGGTGAGCTGGTCTTCGCGCTCCTGATCGTCAGCATCGGCGTCGTCGGGTTCGTGGCCGGTGCGGGGATCCAGACCCCCACCTCGGCCAGCGACATCGGACCGCGCGCCTTCCCCTTCGCCGTCTCCGCACTGCTCGTCGCCGTCGGCGCGGGCCTGGTGATCCAGGTGCTCCGCGGCCACCGCGGCTCCGCGGACGAGGGCGAGGACGTGGACCTCGACGCGAAGACCGACTGGCTGACCGTCGGGAAGCTCGCCGGGTTCGTCCTGCTGCACGCGTTCCTCATCGTCCCGCTCGGGTGGCCCCTCGCCGCGGCGATCCTCTTCTTCGGTGCCGCCTGGTCCCTGGGGGCCCGCCCCTGGTGGCGGAACCTCGTGACCGCGATCGTCCTCGCCCTGGTGCTGCAGTTCGTGTTCGGCGGCCTCCTCGGCGTCTCGCTGCCTCCCGGCTTCCTGGAAGGGCTGGGTGTCTTCGGTGGATAG